A single region of the Apodemus sylvaticus chromosome 7, mApoSyl1.1, whole genome shotgun sequence genome encodes:
- the LOC127689454 gene encoding upstream-binding factor 1-like protein 1: protein MASLDNQGLWSDTDIVKLLECMKHNMPSDDFREYKSSQAELDWSKVAFGLFSGEMCKQKWLEISCNLRKFRTLAELVLEVRELMRKAHKNHTDKQDPDRLKRPLTAYLRFYKEQRPKYHQMYPKYSNAQLTKLLAKKYHLLPAEIKQRYIKDFKKEKQDFQEKMRQFKKRGSVSGPPEKSVVPRSQQTKVSKKSQGDMKNSKSLLKTQRAKTFSSDRKFQGEPRKPPMTAYHKFHQDSWSSPELRHLSFRERWVEIGRRWHQVPKHQREHYGKQAEKLQEQYFVDLDRWLKTLSPEEYAAYKEAKANCGKRKSMNMSGGRSHKFGRTDDLQPSSQKGLQIKPGEAEELLDPGPDSSESSRGHHGGSQASRQDRMDDSQE from the coding sequence ATGGCATCACTTGATAACCAAGGCCTATGGTCTGACACAGACATTGTGAAGTTACTTGAATGCATGAAGCACAATATGCCATCAGATGACTTCAGAGAATACAAAAGCAGCCAGGCCGAGCTAGACTGGAGCAAAGTCGCTTTTGGGCTGTTTTCAGGAGAAATGTGCAAACAGAAATGGCTGGAGATTTCTTGTAATTTAAGAAAGTTCCGCACACTGGCAGAATTAGTGCTAGAAGTCAGAGAACTTATGAGAAAGGCACACAAAAATCATACGGACAAGCAGGATCCTGACCGACTTAAAAGACCCTTGACTGCCTATCTGCGCTTTTACAAGGAACAGAGACCCAAATACCATCAGATGTACCCTAAGTACAGCAATGCACAGCTGACCAAACTCCTTGCTAAGAAATACCATCTGCTGCCAGCAGAGATAAAGCAGAGATATAttaaggacttcaagaaggagaAACAAGACTTTCAGGAAAAGATGAGGCAATTCAAGAAAAGGGGTTCTGTTTCAGGGCCTCCTGAGAAATCTGTGGTGCCCCGAAGTCAGCAGACCAAAGTCTCTAAGAAGTCGCAAGGAGATATGAAAAACTCAAAGTCTCTTCTAAAAACGCAACGTGCCAAAACATTTTCCTCAGATAGGAAATTTCAGGGAGAACCCAGGAAGCCCCCTATGACTGCATATCACAAATTTCACCAAGATTCATGGTCAAGTCCAGAGCTGAGGCACCTGTCCTTTAGGGAGCGCTGGGTTGAGATCGGCAGGCGTTGGCACCAAGTCCCAAAGCACCAGAGAGAGCATTAtggaaaacaggctgagaagcTACAGGAACAATACTTTGTGGATTTGGACCGCTGGCTCAAGACATTGTCTCCTGAGGAGTATGCTGCATACAAAGAGGCAAAGGCCAACTGTGGTAAGCGCAAGAGCATGAACATGTCTGGAGGCAGAAGCCACAAGTTTGGACGAACAGATGATCTTCAGCCCTCCTCACAGAAAGGGCTTCAAATAAAacctggagaggcagaggagctGCTGGATCCTGGGCCAGATTCCTCAGAATCTAGTCGAGGTCATCATGGTGGCTCCCAGGCATCCCGGCAAGATAGGATGGATGACAGCCAAGAGTGA